The Cyclobacterium amurskyense genome contains the following window.
AGGTATGACCAAATTGCACCAATGCATGTATAACCAATAAACCTATTAAAAGATAGGTCATTCTCATTAGGCCAGCTGCATCCCCTAATGTGACATAATCATCAATAGCCTTCTGAATCAACAAAGGCCTTGTGGGAGCCAATACAGCTAATAGTAAAGTAAGGGCAACCAAGATATAAAACCGTTGCTTATAAGGAGTCACAAACTCGTAGAGTTTCCTTAAAACTTTGGTGTCAATTATATCACCACTTTTTACATTTTCTTTTTCAAGTCCCAATACGGTAATATTTTACTTATAAATTCGGTCTGTATAATTCACTTTGCTCAGAAACAATCCCTGAGGAGGCGCAGAAGTTCCTGCTAGGTTCCTGTCTTTATTGGCTATTATTTCTGTGACTCCTGCACTATCGAGTTGTCCTCTACCAACTTTGACCAAAGTCCCTACTATAGCCCTTACCATTCCTCTTAAGAATCGGTTGGCCTGTATATGAAAGACCAAACCGTTACTAGTTTGTTCCCAATAAGCATTATTAATTTCACATTCGAAGGTTTTTACATTGGTTTTCCTTCTGCTAAAGCATTCAAAATCTTGCCTTCCCAACAATAAAGAAGCAGCTGAAGCCATGGCCTCAAGGTCCAGGTCGTAATAACAATGCCAGGCTTTTCCCATAATAAATGGGTCTTTTCTAAATGTAATATGGTATTCATACCTCCGAAAGGTCGCATCAAACCTAGCATGTGCTTTTTTATTGACAGGGAAAATATCAAAAACAGCTATATCCGGAGGAAGCAAGCCATTGATTCTTTTGATAAAATATTCTCTTGTTAATTCCAATTCATAATCAAAGTGGGCGAATTGTTGCAAGGCATGCACACCGGCATCCGTACGTCCACTACCCATAATACTAATGGGCTGACGAAAAAGTATAGACAAAGCTTTTTCCAATTCTTCCTGAACGGATATGGCATTGGTTTGCTTTTGCCAGCCATGGTAGTTTTTGCCGTCGTAGGAAAGTTCTATAAAATAGCGGGGAGATTCATTCATTTCAACTGCAAAGATAAAAATATACCCTAATTTCAAGTTGGATTTTGAATATTCCTTGCGAAAATTCAAATAACCCAGTTTCTTTGTCAAAAGATTTAAAGATGATTCAAAGAATTCAAAGTGTATTTCTACTTTTGGTAGCCGTTGCGATGGTTACCTCCACCTTGTCACCCATCTGGTTACAAGTAAATCCATTGCAAACACAGTCTATGGAAATGACAGCATGGTATACCACTGTTATGGAAATCCCACAAGAAAATGTTATCTCTCAAGAAGGAAACATTTATATAGGGATATTAGCGCTTTTGGCAGCTTCCTTGGCCATTTTCAGCCTGTTTCAGTACAAAAATAGAAAAAAGCAATTGCTTTTAAATATGGTCAACGCCATCTTGATGGGTGTTACACTAGGTTTAGCCGTCTACACAAGTTTTAAAGCCAACGAAAACTTTAACCCCACCGTTGGAGGAGCCTTTTTAATTGGGTTTTACAGCATTGTCTTTGGGTTAATTTTAAACTTGGTTGCCAACAGGTTTATCAAAAAAGATGAGATGCTTGTTCGCTCTGTAGATCGAATCCGATAATACAATACACCTACTCCTTGAAGGAGAGTTGAAAGGTAAAACGCAATAAAAAGGTCTAACATGAAAATTGAAACTATTGCTGTTCATGGTGGGAACATAGTAAGCGACCCACTAAAACCTGTAATCCAGCCTATTACCCTTTCAACGACCTTTGAGCATCAAGAGGGGACCATGATGTACACCCGACTGCAAAATCCCAATAGAAAATCATTGGAAGCCGTTTTGGCTTCTCTTGAAGGAGGAGCCGATGCTGCTGCATTTTCCTCAGGAAACGCAGCAGGTAATGCCGTTTTCCAAGCACTTCCTGCAGGATCTCACATCATCGCTCCCGATGACATGTATCATGGAATGAAAATGCTCCTCAAGACTGTGTATTCGGGAAAAATAGAAGTGGATTTTATTGACCTAACCAAACCAAACCAACTTACAGATGCAATAAAACCCAATACAAGATTGCTCTGGATCGAGACGCCTTCAAATCCACTTCTTAAGATCTCTGACATTAAATCTCTTTCCGAAATTGGCAAAAAGCACCAGCTCATCATCGCCTGTGACAGCACCTTTGCCACACCTGTTTATCAACAAGCCCTGTCTCTGGGAGCGGATATTGTTATGCACAGCAGCACCAAATACATTAGTGGCCACAGTGATATCCTAGGTGGAATTTTGGTCACTAAAGAGCAAGACTCATTTTGGGAAAGCATTAAAAATGTCCAGCGATTGGCGGGGGCCGTACCGTCTCCCATGGACTGCTACTTATTGACCAGAAGTATAAAAACTTTGCCTTACCGTATGAGGGCCCATACCCACAATGCAGGTAAAATTGCGGACTTCCTTAATAGCAGAGTGGAAGTTGAAAAGGTATTTTACCCAGGACTAAGCTACCACGAAGGTTTTGAAACGGCAAAAAAGCAGATGTCAGGTTTTGGAGCAATGTTATCCTTTCTCATCAAGGGAAATGCCAATGACGCCGATCGTCTAATAGGTAAATTAAAATACTTTACTGACGCAACCAGTTTGGGAGGGGTAGAAAGCTTAATTGAACGAAGATCTAAAGTTCAGGCGGGCGACGCTGGCATTCCTGATCAACTCATTAGAATGTCTGTAGGTATTGAGAACTGTGATGATTTGATAGAAGACTTAACTCAGGCTTTTGACAGCATCTACTAAGATTAACTTATTCCTCCATTTTCACCATAGACTTATCAAATAGTCTCTGGGAGATTATGGGGTTTGCTGCGTGAATGGATGCTTGCTTTTCCTTAATTTGACTCAAATACTTTTTATATTTAGATAGGAGCACTTCCATATCAGCACCAGATTCAATTTCGATTTTTTCGGAGTAAACTTTTCCACGCATTTTTGCTTCAGAAGTAAACCTTGCTAGACCTTCAATAAAGATATCGCCCAAAACTTCGCCCATCACACAAATTTCGGAAGCTTTTATATCTCCCTCTACCTTACCTGAAATCCCGATAATAATTTTTTTGGGAGTAGTTACATCACCAAACACATCTCCCTCTATTCTAATATCACTTACAGCCTCAATATCTCCCTTGATCGTTAATCCAGGTGCAAATACCGAAGTAGAATTAGCCATTTCCATCTCTGCTTGAATTTTCGTTTCTTTAGTCCACATAAAATCAATTCAATTATTTTGATATTTATCAAAATCATCTTTTCAAATTATCACTCAGATGATCAGGCAAATATAAGCAAAACCTACTTGATTCTTCTATGAAAAATTAAGTAGACCTATTCATTCGGAATCATCCTGCCCATCCATCCCTATCAAGACTGCGGTATTGAATGGCTTCTGCCAGGTGCTCCACTTTTATATCCTCTGATAGCGAAAGGTCAGCAATCGTTCTGGAAACTTTCAATATTCGATCATATGCCCTTGCCGAAAGTCCAAGCCTGTCCATTGCCGTTTTAAGTAAAGTTTTCCCTGCTTGGTTAATTTTCACCACTTCTTTCACTGTATGTGAAGGCATCATCGCATTGCAATGTACCTCCGTGCTATTGGCAAACCTTATTTGCTGAAGCTCTCTGGCCTTGGTCACCCTCTCCCTGATAGACCTGCTATCTTCAGATTTTCTATCTGAAGTCATCTCATCAAAATTCACTGGAGTCACTTCTACGTGAAGGTCAATTCTATCCAGTAAGGGTCCACTCACTTTATTGAGGTATTTCTGCACTATTCCAGGACCACAAACACATTCTTTGTCAGGGTGATTATAAAATCCACATGGGCAGGGATTCATACTGGCAATTAACATGAAGTTGGCTGGAAAATCCACCGTAACTCTCGCCCTAGAGATCGTCACTCTTCGTTCCTCTAGCGGCTGGCGCATCACTTCAAGAACAGTTCTTTTAAACTCAGGGAGCTCATCTAAAAACAAAACCCCATTGTGAGATAGCGATATCTCCCCTGGTTGAGGATTCCCTCCACCTCCTACCAAGGCAACATCACTAATGGTATGGTGTGGGGAACGAAAGGGCCTTTGGGCAATCAAGGATGAACTTGCGCCTAATTTTCCCGCAACAGAATGGATTTTGGTGGTTTCTAATGCCTCCTGAAGGCTCATAGGAGGCAATATTGAAGGCAACCTTTTGGCCAACATCGTTTTTCCAGCACCAGGAGGGCCTATCATAATGACATTGTGTCCACCCGCTGCTGCTATTTCCATAGCCCTTTTAATATTTTCCTGACCTTGCACATCTGCAAAATCAAAATCACTCTCCTCTATGGATTCATAGAAGATATTTCTTGTATCTGTAACCAATGGTTCAATTGACCTTGTACCCTCAAGAAAATGAATTGCTTCTTGGAGCGTTTCCACTGGTATTACATCAAGGTTATTTACAATGGAAGCTTCCTTCGCATTTTCCTTGGGTAAAATAAAACCTTTAAAACCCTTTTTTCTTGCTTCAATGGC
Protein-coding sequences here:
- the truA gene encoding tRNA pseudouridine(38-40) synthase TruA — its product is MTKKLGYLNFRKEYSKSNLKLGYIFIFAVEMNESPRYFIELSYDGKNYHGWQKQTNAISVQEELEKALSILFRQPISIMGSGRTDAGVHALQQFAHFDYELELTREYFIKRINGLLPPDIAVFDIFPVNKKAHARFDATFRRYEYHITFRKDPFIMGKAWHCYYDLDLEAMASAASLLLGRQDFECFSRRKTNVKTFECEINNAYWEQTSNGLVFHIQANRFLRGMVRAIVGTLVKVGRGQLDSAGVTEIIANKDRNLAGTSAPPQGLFLSKVNYTDRIYK
- a CDS encoding DUF4293 domain-containing protein; its protein translation is MIQRIQSVFLLLVAVAMVTSTLSPIWLQVNPLQTQSMEMTAWYTTVMEIPQENVISQEGNIYIGILALLAASLAIFSLFQYKNRKKQLLLNMVNAILMGVTLGLAVYTSFKANENFNPTVGGAFLIGFYSIVFGLILNLVANRFIKKDEMLVRSVDRIR
- a CDS encoding bactofilin family protein; protein product: MWTKETKIQAEMEMANSTSVFAPGLTIKGDIEAVSDIRIEGDVFGDVTTPKKIIIGISGKVEGDIKASEICVMGEVLGDIFIEGLARFTSEAKMRGKVYSEKIEIESGADMEVLLSKYKKYLSQIKEKQASIHAANPIISQRLFDKSMVKMEE
- a CDS encoding YifB family Mg chelatase-like AAA ATPase, whose amino-acid sequence is MVAKTFGSAVSGVDAKLITIEVNVGQGTSFFMVGLPDSAVKESQQRVESALKYYGYRMPRQKVVINLAPADIKKEGSSYDLPIAIGIMQASEQVVFPEMEKYVIMGELALDGKLRRIKGVLPIAIEARKKGFKGFILPKENAKEASIVNNLDVIPVETLQEAIHFLEGTRSIEPLVTDTRNIFYESIEESDFDFADVQGQENIKRAMEIAAAGGHNVIMIGPPGAGKTMLAKRLPSILPPMSLQEALETTKIHSVAGKLGASSSLIAQRPFRSPHHTISDVALVGGGGNPQPGEISLSHNGVLFLDELPEFKRTVLEVMRQPLEERRVTISRARVTVDFPANFMLIASMNPCPCGFYNHPDKECVCGPGIVQKYLNKVSGPLLDRIDLHVEVTPVNFDEMTSDRKSEDSRSIRERVTKARELQQIRFANSTEVHCNAMMPSHTVKEVVKINQAGKTLLKTAMDRLGLSARAYDRILKVSRTIADLSLSEDIKVEHLAEAIQYRSLDRDGWAG
- a CDS encoding trans-sulfuration enzyme family protein yields the protein MKIETIAVHGGNIVSDPLKPVIQPITLSTTFEHQEGTMMYTRLQNPNRKSLEAVLASLEGGADAAAFSSGNAAGNAVFQALPAGSHIIAPDDMYHGMKMLLKTVYSGKIEVDFIDLTKPNQLTDAIKPNTRLLWIETPSNPLLKISDIKSLSEIGKKHQLIIACDSTFATPVYQQALSLGADIVMHSSTKYISGHSDILGGILVTKEQDSFWESIKNVQRLAGAVPSPMDCYLLTRSIKTLPYRMRAHTHNAGKIADFLNSRVEVEKVFYPGLSYHEGFETAKKQMSGFGAMLSFLIKGNANDADRLIGKLKYFTDATSLGGVESLIERRSKVQAGDAGIPDQLIRMSVGIENCDDLIEDLTQAFDSIY